Proteins found in one Channa argus isolate prfri chromosome 7, Channa argus male v1.0, whole genome shotgun sequence genomic segment:
- the rbm12ba gene encoding RNA binding motif protein 12Ba → MAIILRLQGLDVKASTEDIRKFFKCLQIPEGGVYIVGGSLREAFIAFATERDAQLAMRNTGNFLKGSRVTLHISNMEELEHKLESLLKKKKKKQSPSQLTGKGPEQFPDERRPSLNAWPHNHNPESPQPSIAWSLDPNLASLPQPLYTSNADLQPPPVQSLDSNAAFLLGVYTVLQGLQSSPQTQNKETQPGIDLLKADNTIVSDELKTPEIILNSTPGYVRLFGLPSSATKDDICRFFRGLTVQEAIVNVKLGLSHGCLVKFASMQDACDALGFNQQSLGAICVEVRGATEKLWNSALQECENSDNEERVKSHDNPVRETAKHRPTPALPLNRQSVKRLPSKMPKRPRPDCDSGTLSHTVEYIVMVRNLSKEMTKTEIKQLFGCPNISHKKVLHLLDKERNRTDTAFLIFNCTDDYNYAMNLSGCHVGSDIIEVSSVTKEKMRDMMAKTLPRSIKNYLNKPTKLPNLIRKSHTADTQAAPSWKPDLLAHTCLFVRNMPAHVQKSHIKELFSKYKVNRDNIRLLHDNEGKGLGEAVVQFKSRMHAALALKLNGQDFLGSQVLLTLINVKQMKNILSRCH, encoded by the coding sequence ATGGCCATTATTCTGCGTTTGCAAGGCCTGGATGTGAAGGCCAGCACTGAAGATATAAGAAAATTTTTCAAATGTCTTCAGATACCAGAAGGTGGAGTGTACATAGTGGGAGGAAGTCTCAGAGAGGCTTTCATTGCATTTGCCACTGAAAGAGATGCCCAGCTTGCCATGCGGAACACTGGGAATTTCCTCAAAGGGTCGAGAGTTACTCTACATATAAGCAACATGGAAGAGCTGGAGCACAAATTGGAGTCATtgttaaagaagaagaagaagaaacagtcCCCCAGCCAGCTTACTGGCAAGGGACCTGAGCAATTTCCAGATGAAAGGAGGCCATCTTTGAACGCATGGCCTCATAATCACAACCCTGAAAGTCCACAGCCTTCTATTGCATGGTCACTTGACCCTAACTTGGCCAGTCTGCCCCAGCCTCTTTATACCAGTAACGCAGATTTGCAACCACCACCTGTACAGTCACTTGACTCCAATGCTGCCTTTCTTCTTGGGGTGTACACAGTCCTTCAAGGGCTCCAGTCGTCccctcaaacacaaaacaaagaaacacagccaGGAATTGATCTTCTTAAGGCTGACAACACAATTGTGTCTGATGAGCTAAAGACACCAGAGATAATTCTGAACTCAACGCCAGGCTATGTTAGGCTCTTTGGTCTGCCATCCTCAGCTACAAAGGATGACATCTGCCGCTTTTTCAGAGGGTTGACAGTACAGGAAGCCATAGTGAATGTGAAGTTGGGACTTAGCCATGGCTGCCTTGTGAAGTTTGCAAGCATGCAGGATGCATGTGATGCTCTTGGCTTTAACCAACAGTCACTGGGGGCTATTTGCGTGGAGGTACGTGGAGCAACTGAGAAGTTGTGGAACAGTGCGCTGCAAGAGTGTGAAAATTCTGACAATGAGGAAAGAGTGAAATCCCATGATAACCCTGTTAGGGAAACTGCAAAACACAGACCCACTCCTGCACTGCCCCTCAACAGGCAGTCTGTCAAAAGGTTGCCATCTAAAATGCCAAAAAGGCCAAGACCTGACTGTGACTCTGGTACATTATCACATACTGTGGAGTATATAGTCATGGTCAGGAATCTGTCCAAAGagatgacaaagacagaaataaaacaattgtttgGATGCCCAAACATCTCACACAAAAAGGTACTCCATCTACTTGACAAGGAACGTAATAGAACTGACACAgcgtttttaatttttaattgcaCTGATGATTATAATTATGCCATGAATCTATCTGGCTGCCATGTTGGCTCTGACATTATTGAGGTATCATCAGTGACTAAGGAAAAGATGAGGGACATGATGGCCAAAACCCTTCCCAGAAGTATTAAGAATTATCTGAATAAGCCCACGAAGCTGCCAAATCTAATAAGAAAATCCCATACAGCTGATACACAAGCAGCACCAAGTTGGAAGCCAGACCTTCTAGCTCATACTTGCCTGTTTGTTAGAAACATGCCTGCACATGTGCAGAAAAGCCACATAAAAGAACTGTTCAGCAAATACAAAGTAAATAGGGATAATATCAGATTGCTGCACGACAACGAAGGCAAAGGCCTAGGTGAGGCTGTGGTTCAGTTTAAATCAAGGATGCACGCTGCTCTGGCTCTAAAGCTGAATGGTCAGGACTTCCTTGGGTCACAAGTGCTTCTTACTCTCATAAATGTCAAGCAGATGAAGAACATTTTGTCAAGATGTCACTGA
- the si:ch211-197h24.6 gene encoding uncharacterized protein si:ch211-197h24.6 isoform X3 produces the protein MEFQTPVNQPSPKNGPQQNQKRNAKRKQPQYSADIVYSKGTIIQTMPSLSKQLKGVTECVIGLQYVWEYRSPSKSVPPHYQCKLCAVSRLQHDMLAHVKGWKHSFRYLKKIHPDKVTCEEEEAIKDPSVRKMVKDVAAEVEKAEGRGQIKVILKEPCDVPAFKGLRSAAPKVAPAPGMGLKGPPFGPRFFEPRFPPQGGPLCDFPIGEYKEPGFGGYSTRPDFPDPGMDQRPFLDGIGQRQTRGGGFGPVAGRDGYGRSGLLEDTQGRMYPDEYRGAQMASSLMDKPLDRPGLMGAGPASSSLSNTLLSYLDTFRIENESDAQLVLKVTQKLTDVLMEYRLRSVSAGSSLNSLSMGSASFPSTPSRLPSSNDRYSGSLSDPSRYSEGPPRYYK, from the exons ATGGAGTTTCAGACTCCAGTAAACCAGCCGTCACCTAAAAATGGGCCGCAGCAGAATCAAAAGAGAAATGCCAAG agaaagcaGCCGCAGTATTCTGCTGACATAG TGTACTCAAAGGGGACAATTATCCAGACCATGCCCTCTCTCAGCAAACAGTTAAAGGGGGTCACAGAATGTGTTATTG GTCTCCAGTATGTGTGGGAGTACCGCAGCCCCAGTAAATCTGTGCCACCACACTACCAGTGCAAACTTTGTGCCGTCTCCCGCTTGCAGCATGATATGCTTGCACATGTGAAAGGCTGGAAACACAGTTTCAGATACTTG aaaaagatcCATCCCGACAAGGTCACttgtgaagaggaggaggccaTCAAAGACCCTTCTGTTAGGAAGATGGTTAAAGATGTTGCTGCTGAGGTGGAGAAGGCAGAGGGGAGGGGACAAATCAAG GTGATTTTAAAGGAGCCCTGTGATGTACCTGCCTTCAAAGGACTCC GTTCTGCTGCTCCTAAAGTTGCACCTGCTCCAGGGATGGGTCTAAAGGGACCACCTTTTG GTCCCAGGTTCTTCGAGCCAAGGTTTCCTCCTCAGGGTGGTCCTCTGTGCGACTTTCCAATTGGAGAATACAAGGAGCCTGGTTTTGGAGGCTATTCAACCAGGCCAGATTTCCCTGACCCTGGAATGGATCAGAGACCTTTTCTAGATGGTATAGGTCAGCGCCAAACTAGAGGAGGTGGTTTTGGCCCGGTTGCTGGAAGAGATGGCTATGGCAGGAGTGGTTTATTGGAGGATACCCAAGGCAGAATGTATCCTGATGAGTACCGGGGTGCCCAAATGGCTAGTAGCTTAATGGACAAGCCACTGGACAGGCCAGGCTTGATGGGCGCAGGTCCAGCTAGTAGCAGCCTTTCTAATACACTGCTCAGTTACCTA GATACTTTTCGGATTGAGAATGAGAGTGATGCACAGCTGGTGCTGAAGGTGACACAGAAACTAACAGATGTGCTTATGGAGTACAGACTGAGGAGTGTATCAGCG GGCTCTAGTCTAAACAGCTTGTCCATGGGCTCTGCAAGCTTCCCCTCCACACCCTCGAGACTGCCAAGTAGTAATGACCGATATTCAGGTAGTCTCTCAG aTCCATCTAGATACTCTGAAGGTCCACCCAGGTATTACAAATGA
- the si:ch211-197h24.6 gene encoding uncharacterized protein si:ch211-197h24.6 isoform X4, which yields MPSLSKQLKGVTECVIGLQYVWEYRSPSKSVPPHYQCKLCAVSRLQHDMLAHVKGWKHSFRYLKKIHPDKVTCEEEEAIKDPSVRKMVKDVAAEVEKAEGRGQIKVILKEPCDVPAFKGLRSAAPKVAPAPGMGLKGPPFGPRFFEPRFPPQGGPLCDFPIGEYKEPGFGGYSTRPDFPDPGMDQRPFLDGIGQRQTRGGGFGPVAGRDGYGRSGLLEDTQGRMYPDEYRGAQMASSLMDKPLDRPGLMGAGPASSSLSNTLLSYLDTFRIENESDAQLVLKVTQKLTDVLMEYRLRSVSAGSSLNSLSMGSASFPSTPSRLPSSNDRYSGSLSDPSRYSEGPPRYYK from the exons ATGCCCTCTCTCAGCAAACAGTTAAAGGGGGTCACAGAATGTGTTATTG GTCTCCAGTATGTGTGGGAGTACCGCAGCCCCAGTAAATCTGTGCCACCACACTACCAGTGCAAACTTTGTGCCGTCTCCCGCTTGCAGCATGATATGCTTGCACATGTGAAAGGCTGGAAACACAGTTTCAGATACTTG aaaaagatcCATCCCGACAAGGTCACttgtgaagaggaggaggccaTCAAAGACCCTTCTGTTAGGAAGATGGTTAAAGATGTTGCTGCTGAGGTGGAGAAGGCAGAGGGGAGGGGACAAATCAAG GTGATTTTAAAGGAGCCCTGTGATGTACCTGCCTTCAAAGGACTCC GTTCTGCTGCTCCTAAAGTTGCACCTGCTCCAGGGATGGGTCTAAAGGGACCACCTTTTG GTCCCAGGTTCTTCGAGCCAAGGTTTCCTCCTCAGGGTGGTCCTCTGTGCGACTTTCCAATTGGAGAATACAAGGAGCCTGGTTTTGGAGGCTATTCAACCAGGCCAGATTTCCCTGACCCTGGAATGGATCAGAGACCTTTTCTAGATGGTATAGGTCAGCGCCAAACTAGAGGAGGTGGTTTTGGCCCGGTTGCTGGAAGAGATGGCTATGGCAGGAGTGGTTTATTGGAGGATACCCAAGGCAGAATGTATCCTGATGAGTACCGGGGTGCCCAAATGGCTAGTAGCTTAATGGACAAGCCACTGGACAGGCCAGGCTTGATGGGCGCAGGTCCAGCTAGTAGCAGCCTTTCTAATACACTGCTCAGTTACCTA GATACTTTTCGGATTGAGAATGAGAGTGATGCACAGCTGGTGCTGAAGGTGACACAGAAACTAACAGATGTGCTTATGGAGTACAGACTGAGGAGTGTATCAGCG GGCTCTAGTCTAAACAGCTTGTCCATGGGCTCTGCAAGCTTCCCCTCCACACCCTCGAGACTGCCAAGTAGTAATGACCGATATTCAGGTAGTCTCTCAG aTCCATCTAGATACTCTGAAGGTCCACCCAGGTATTACAAATGA
- the si:ch211-197h24.6 gene encoding uncharacterized protein si:ch211-197h24.6 isoform X1 encodes MVCKLPNKKQRKKQKHEEATKKNNILTTLYCEEIENMEFQTPVNQPSPKNGPQQNQKRNAKRKQPQYSADIVYSKGTIIQTMPSLSKQLKGVTECVIGLQYVWEYRSPSKSVPPHYQCKLCAVSRLQHDMLAHVKGWKHSFRYLKKIHPDKVTCEEEEAIKDPSVRKMVKDVAAEVEKAEGRGQIKVILKEPCDVPAFKGLRSAAPKVAPAPGMGLKGPPFGPRFFEPRFPPQGGPLCDFPIGEYKEPGFGGYSTRPDFPDPGMDQRPFLDGIGQRQTRGGGFGPVAGRDGYGRSGLLEDTQGRMYPDEYRGAQMASSLMDKPLDRPGLMGAGPASSSLSNTLLSYLDTFRIENESDAQLVLKVTQKLTDVLMEYRLRSVSAGSSLNSLSMGSASFPSTPSRLPSSNDRYSGSLSDPSRYSEGPPRYYK; translated from the exons ATGGTTTGCAAACTGCCAAataagaaacagagaaagaagcagaagCACGAGGAAGCGACGAAGAAGAATAATATTTTGACGACCTTGTATT GTGAAGAAATTGAGAACATGGAGTTTCAGACTCCAGTAAACCAGCCGTCACCTAAAAATGGGCCGCAGCAGAATCAAAAGAGAAATGCCAAG agaaagcaGCCGCAGTATTCTGCTGACATAG TGTACTCAAAGGGGACAATTATCCAGACCATGCCCTCTCTCAGCAAACAGTTAAAGGGGGTCACAGAATGTGTTATTG GTCTCCAGTATGTGTGGGAGTACCGCAGCCCCAGTAAATCTGTGCCACCACACTACCAGTGCAAACTTTGTGCCGTCTCCCGCTTGCAGCATGATATGCTTGCACATGTGAAAGGCTGGAAACACAGTTTCAGATACTTG aaaaagatcCATCCCGACAAGGTCACttgtgaagaggaggaggccaTCAAAGACCCTTCTGTTAGGAAGATGGTTAAAGATGTTGCTGCTGAGGTGGAGAAGGCAGAGGGGAGGGGACAAATCAAG GTGATTTTAAAGGAGCCCTGTGATGTACCTGCCTTCAAAGGACTCC GTTCTGCTGCTCCTAAAGTTGCACCTGCTCCAGGGATGGGTCTAAAGGGACCACCTTTTG GTCCCAGGTTCTTCGAGCCAAGGTTTCCTCCTCAGGGTGGTCCTCTGTGCGACTTTCCAATTGGAGAATACAAGGAGCCTGGTTTTGGAGGCTATTCAACCAGGCCAGATTTCCCTGACCCTGGAATGGATCAGAGACCTTTTCTAGATGGTATAGGTCAGCGCCAAACTAGAGGAGGTGGTTTTGGCCCGGTTGCTGGAAGAGATGGCTATGGCAGGAGTGGTTTATTGGAGGATACCCAAGGCAGAATGTATCCTGATGAGTACCGGGGTGCCCAAATGGCTAGTAGCTTAATGGACAAGCCACTGGACAGGCCAGGCTTGATGGGCGCAGGTCCAGCTAGTAGCAGCCTTTCTAATACACTGCTCAGTTACCTA GATACTTTTCGGATTGAGAATGAGAGTGATGCACAGCTGGTGCTGAAGGTGACACAGAAACTAACAGATGTGCTTATGGAGTACAGACTGAGGAGTGTATCAGCG GGCTCTAGTCTAAACAGCTTGTCCATGGGCTCTGCAAGCTTCCCCTCCACACCCTCGAGACTGCCAAGTAGTAATGACCGATATTCAGGTAGTCTCTCAG aTCCATCTAGATACTCTGAAGGTCCACCCAGGTATTACAAATGA
- the si:ch211-197h24.6 gene encoding uncharacterized protein si:ch211-197h24.6 isoform X2: MVCKLPNKKQRKKQKHEEATKKNNILTTLYCEEIENMEFQTPVNQPSPKNGPQQNQKRNAKRKQPQYSADIVYSKGTIIQTMPSLSKQLKGVTECVIGLQYVWEYRSPSKSVPPHYQCKLCAVSRLQHDMLAHVKGWKHSFRYLKKIHPDKVTCEEEEAIKDPSVRKMVKDVAAEVEKAEGRGQIKVILKEPCDVPAFKGLRSAAPKVAPAPGMGLKGPPFGPRFFEPRFPPQGGPLCDFPIGEYKEPGFGGYSTRPDFPDPGMDQRPFLDGIGQRQTRGGGFGPVAGRDGYGRSGLLEDTQGRMYPDEYRGAQMASSLMDKPLDRPGLMGAGPASSSLSNTLLSYLDTFRIENESDAQLVLKVTQKLTDVLMEYRLRSVSAGSSLNSLSMGSASFPSTPSRLPSSNDRYSDPSRYSEGPPRYYK; the protein is encoded by the exons ATGGTTTGCAAACTGCCAAataagaaacagagaaagaagcagaagCACGAGGAAGCGACGAAGAAGAATAATATTTTGACGACCTTGTATT GTGAAGAAATTGAGAACATGGAGTTTCAGACTCCAGTAAACCAGCCGTCACCTAAAAATGGGCCGCAGCAGAATCAAAAGAGAAATGCCAAG agaaagcaGCCGCAGTATTCTGCTGACATAG TGTACTCAAAGGGGACAATTATCCAGACCATGCCCTCTCTCAGCAAACAGTTAAAGGGGGTCACAGAATGTGTTATTG GTCTCCAGTATGTGTGGGAGTACCGCAGCCCCAGTAAATCTGTGCCACCACACTACCAGTGCAAACTTTGTGCCGTCTCCCGCTTGCAGCATGATATGCTTGCACATGTGAAAGGCTGGAAACACAGTTTCAGATACTTG aaaaagatcCATCCCGACAAGGTCACttgtgaagaggaggaggccaTCAAAGACCCTTCTGTTAGGAAGATGGTTAAAGATGTTGCTGCTGAGGTGGAGAAGGCAGAGGGGAGGGGACAAATCAAG GTGATTTTAAAGGAGCCCTGTGATGTACCTGCCTTCAAAGGACTCC GTTCTGCTGCTCCTAAAGTTGCACCTGCTCCAGGGATGGGTCTAAAGGGACCACCTTTTG GTCCCAGGTTCTTCGAGCCAAGGTTTCCTCCTCAGGGTGGTCCTCTGTGCGACTTTCCAATTGGAGAATACAAGGAGCCTGGTTTTGGAGGCTATTCAACCAGGCCAGATTTCCCTGACCCTGGAATGGATCAGAGACCTTTTCTAGATGGTATAGGTCAGCGCCAAACTAGAGGAGGTGGTTTTGGCCCGGTTGCTGGAAGAGATGGCTATGGCAGGAGTGGTTTATTGGAGGATACCCAAGGCAGAATGTATCCTGATGAGTACCGGGGTGCCCAAATGGCTAGTAGCTTAATGGACAAGCCACTGGACAGGCCAGGCTTGATGGGCGCAGGTCCAGCTAGTAGCAGCCTTTCTAATACACTGCTCAGTTACCTA GATACTTTTCGGATTGAGAATGAGAGTGATGCACAGCTGGTGCTGAAGGTGACACAGAAACTAACAGATGTGCTTATGGAGTACAGACTGAGGAGTGTATCAGCG GGCTCTAGTCTAAACAGCTTGTCCATGGGCTCTGCAAGCTTCCCCTCCACACCCTCGAGACTGCCAAGTAGTAATGACCGATATTCAG aTCCATCTAGATACTCTGAAGGTCCACCCAGGTATTACAAATGA